A window from Pseudomonas sp. Tri1 encodes these proteins:
- a CDS encoding response regulator transcription factor, protein MIRLMVADDHTIMREGLKQLFALVKDFCVVAEAENGAQVLELLRHTEIDVLLLDMTMPGSSGEDLIGRIHAHYPKLPMLILSMHNEAHIAQRALRAGASGYMTKDRDPEALLAAIRKVSTGARYLDPQLAEQIALQSSGVTPENVSQSLTAREFQILRMLAQGLSVNQIAEQLVISNKTVSTHKTRLMEKMCFATSTDLVRYALSEGLV, encoded by the coding sequence ATGATCCGTTTAATGGTGGCCGACGATCACACGATCATGCGCGAAGGCCTCAAGCAATTGTTCGCACTGGTAAAGGACTTTTGCGTGGTGGCGGAAGCGGAGAACGGCGCCCAGGTCCTGGAGTTGTTGCGCCATACCGAGATCGATGTGCTCCTGCTCGACATGACCATGCCCGGTTCAAGTGGCGAGGATTTGATCGGCCGTATCCACGCCCATTACCCCAAGCTGCCTATGCTCATCTTGAGCATGCACAATGAAGCCCACATTGCCCAACGCGCCCTGCGCGCCGGCGCTTCCGGATACATGACCAAGGACCGTGACCCGGAAGCACTGCTGGCCGCGATCCGCAAGGTGAGCACCGGCGCACGTTACCTCGATCCACAACTGGCCGAACAGATCGCGCTTCAGAGCAGCGGTGTGACGCCCGAGAACGTTTCGCAAAGCCTGACCGCGCGTGAATTCCAGATCCTGCGCATGCTGGCTCAAGGGCTGAGCGTCAACCAGATCGCCGAACAACTGGTGATCAGCAATAAAACCGTCAGCACCCACAAGACTCGGCTGATGGAGAAAATGTGCTTTGCCACCAGCACAGACCTGGTGCGTTACGCCTTGAGTGAAGGCCTGGTCTGA
- a CDS encoding PAS domain S-box protein, translated as MDSAMAVAAPFTQDADDVGVLLLDAQGVLLIMDDCASALLGLSETAASLAPLPTLFSLKPLTFEQHLTHARLKGSWHFQSLSANGDTLSVQLDYKAHQSTYLIKVRRAEHLHLAEQDYRLAFDSAGTGLALLRMSGEWIAANRMLCQMLGYTEEELRATSFQRLTHPDDADVSKDELHRLIQGQRTSLTLEKRYIRKDGSTLWARLTVGIARNSQAQALYFVSQLEDISEHLALRQALFNNEKKYLSLAKNSQSIILRYNRLGQQIYANPELERARGFPNTHIMERTSTPDPLDEYFRTQVKLTLSTGAANTFLLENTNSYSGRSGDFLCNLTPEHDETGELCGVLVTAQDISALRRQERAENARSAIFQKMVTNDALLEVLPLLSAYLEILTPEFRNAMAFKAVPGDDPLHAYAADISLIETCLAEDLDRHPELFEHHHFIRDLRSDAPDLAFSQPALQAGYRGCWVEPVVNKTGITMGAILLFVCGETQLSEQDRKHAQMASHIGAIAWERSCAHSHLAQSERRYREVFDHSQDMLCLLAVDADQQLSCLEANPKLCEMLAKSHSDMIGQPLGQCLEKEAANIIEAICLHCIAVGAPIELDAQLPCGQRSLVVHFNLVPVADSNGRLHRLVCIARNITDIREAQRNELARQQEIGTLVENSPDGIARLSPTGELLFVNPALEAWLDRPQIDLLHKDLLEILPKNLQSQLLRAAVIEAVEKGQPLEHEYVLTEQHRLQRVYHISLVPEQDIRGKIATVLAVVRDISQLRLAELRLASLNKQLRQLMSSRESAREEERKLIAQEIHDELGQHLTAIRMGTSLLRFQYGEQLPQLSEQVARLLQLIDQTVQVVRNISTSLRPSILNMGIAASLEWLTDTFKQQWGIDCNLQIRPQKIRLDDASATAAFRIAQESLTNIARHAEATRVDITFEQGENGWSLKITDNGKGFDQREQSSGTLGLLGMRERGLTLGGTTTVSSSIGSGTTIQLRVPVSRSQDS; from the coding sequence ATGGATTCAGCCATGGCGGTAGCAGCGCCGTTCACGCAGGACGCGGATGACGTGGGTGTCTTGTTGCTGGATGCCCAAGGGGTGCTGCTCATCATGGATGACTGCGCCAGCGCATTGTTAGGGTTGAGCGAGACCGCCGCCTCCCTTGCTCCCTTGCCCACCCTGTTTTCTCTAAAACCGCTGACGTTCGAACAGCATCTCACCCATGCACGACTGAAGGGGAGCTGGCATTTCCAGAGTCTGTCGGCCAATGGCGACACGCTGAGTGTGCAGCTCGACTACAAAGCACATCAGTCCACCTACCTGATAAAAGTCCGCCGCGCCGAACACCTCCACCTTGCCGAACAGGATTATCGCCTGGCGTTCGACTCCGCCGGCACGGGCCTGGCCTTACTGCGAATGAGCGGTGAATGGATCGCAGCCAATCGAATGCTGTGCCAGATGCTCGGCTACACCGAAGAAGAACTTCGCGCCACGTCGTTCCAGCGCTTGACTCATCCGGACGACGCCGATGTCAGTAAGGACGAATTACACAGGCTCATCCAGGGCCAACGCACCAGCCTGACCCTGGAAAAACGCTACATTCGCAAAGACGGCAGCACCCTGTGGGCACGCTTGACGGTAGGCATCGCCCGTAACTCCCAAGCCCAAGCGCTTTACTTTGTATCGCAACTGGAAGACATCAGTGAACATCTTGCCCTGCGCCAGGCATTGTTCAATAACGAAAAAAAATACCTTTCACTGGCTAAAAACTCACAAAGCATCATCCTGCGCTACAACCGGCTTGGCCAACAGATCTATGCCAACCCCGAGCTTGAACGCGCTCGAGGCTTTCCCAATACGCACATCATGGAACGCACCTCGACACCCGATCCGCTCGACGAGTACTTTCGCACGCAAGTAAAACTCACGTTATCAACCGGCGCAGCAAACACGTTCCTGCTGGAAAACACGAACTCGTATTCAGGTCGTTCCGGGGATTTCCTGTGCAACCTGACACCGGAGCACGACGAAACAGGCGAGCTTTGCGGGGTGCTTGTCACAGCCCAGGACATCAGCGCGTTGCGCCGGCAGGAGCGCGCCGAAAATGCGCGCTCTGCCATTTTTCAAAAGATGGTCACTAACGACGCCCTGCTCGAAGTGCTGCCGCTGCTCAGCGCCTACCTGGAGATCCTGACGCCCGAATTTCGTAATGCCATGGCTTTCAAGGCTGTGCCCGGCGACGATCCCCTTCACGCGTACGCCGCAGACATCTCCTTGATTGAAACCTGCCTGGCCGAAGATCTTGATCGACATCCCGAGCTGTTCGAGCACCATCATTTCATTCGTGATCTAAGGAGCGATGCCCCTGACCTCGCTTTCAGCCAGCCCGCCTTGCAGGCAGGCTATCGAGGTTGCTGGGTAGAGCCGGTGGTCAATAAGACCGGTATCACGATGGGGGCCATCCTGTTGTTCGTCTGCGGTGAAACCCAGCTGAGCGAGCAGGACCGCAAGCATGCACAAATGGCCAGTCATATTGGCGCCATCGCGTGGGAGCGCAGCTGCGCCCACAGCCACCTGGCGCAAAGCGAACGTCGTTACCGTGAAGTCTTCGACCACTCGCAAGACATGCTTTGCCTGCTCGCCGTGGATGCCGACCAGCAACTCAGTTGCCTGGAGGCCAATCCAAAGCTGTGCGAGATGCTCGCCAAAAGTCATTCGGACATGATCGGCCAACCGTTGGGCCAGTGCCTGGAGAAAGAAGCCGCCAATATCATCGAGGCGATCTGCCTGCACTGTATTGCCGTGGGTGCCCCCATCGAGCTGGATGCACAGTTGCCTTGCGGCCAGCGCTCACTCGTCGTCCATTTCAACCTGGTACCGGTAGCCGACTCGAATGGACGCCTGCATCGCCTGGTTTGCATTGCTCGCAACATTACCGATATCCGCGAAGCCCAGCGCAACGAACTGGCCCGACAGCAGGAAATCGGCACATTGGTTGAAAACTCTCCGGATGGTATTGCACGACTGAGTCCGACGGGAGAGCTGTTGTTCGTCAATCCGGCACTGGAAGCCTGGTTGGATCGCCCGCAAATTGACTTACTGCACAAGGACCTGCTCGAGATTCTGCCGAAAAACCTGCAGAGCCAATTACTTCGTGCAGCGGTCATCGAGGCCGTGGAAAAGGGCCAGCCCCTTGAGCATGAGTATGTGCTCACCGAGCAACATCGCCTGCAACGCGTCTATCACATCAGTCTCGTTCCCGAACAAGATATCCGCGGAAAAATTGCCACCGTGCTGGCTGTCGTTCGCGATATATCCCAGCTGCGCCTGGCAGAACTGCGTCTGGCATCGCTCAACAAGCAACTGCGCCAATTGATGTCCAGCCGTGAAAGTGCACGGGAAGAGGAACGCAAGCTGATCGCGCAGGAGATCCACGATGAACTCGGACAACATCTAACGGCGATACGCATGGGTACTTCACTGCTGCGCTTCCAGTACGGCGAGCAATTGCCCCAGCTCAGTGAACAAGTCGCACGCCTGCTGCAGCTGATCGACCAGACGGTGCAGGTGGTCAGGAACATTTCCACCAGCCTGCGCCCTTCCATTCTCAACATGGGTATCGCCGCCTCACTGGAATGGCTGACCGACACGTTCAAGCAGCAATGGGGCATCGACTGCAACCTGCAGATTCGCCCGCAGAAAATCCGTTTGGACGATGCCAGTGCCACAGCCGCATTTCGCATCGCCCAGGAGTCGCTGACCAACATCGCCCGGCACGCCGAAGCCACTCGGGTCGATATCACGTTTGAACAAGGCGAGAATGGCTGGTCGCTGAAAATCACCGACAACGGCAAAGGCTTTGACCAACGCGAACAATCGTCCGGGACACTCGGCTTGCTGGGAATGCGTGAACGAGGCCTGACTTTGGGAGGGACCACCACCGTATCCAGCAGTATCGGCAGCGGTACCACCATTCAACTGCGCGTCCCTGTTTCAAGGAGTCAAGACTCATGA
- a CDS encoding chemotaxis response regulator protein-glutamate methylesterase produces the protein MTDIKVLIVDDSAVVRQVLSATLNQASGIQVIDVAADPVYAMEKMSKQWPDVIVLDVEMPRMDGITFLKKLMAQKPTPVVICSTLTEKGAKTTLQALAAGAVSIVTKPQSNLRQFLTESADDLVHAVRAAAKANLRRVAGARVPVDVPPRLSADSILSPANVAMARTTETIVAIGTSTGGTQALEQVLQELPRVCPGIVVVQHMPEKFTAAFAERLNHVCEIEVREAVQGDRIIPGRALIAPGGTHMLVKRSGAQYQVDIVQGPPVSRHRPSVDVLFRSVARSAGSNALGIIMTGMGDDGARGLKEMRDAGARTLGQDEDSCVVYGMPREALKLGAVERELPLEQIASAILGVRANHP, from the coding sequence ATGACGGATATCAAGGTGTTGATCGTTGATGATTCTGCGGTGGTGCGCCAGGTGTTGAGCGCGACCCTGAACCAGGCCAGCGGTATCCAGGTGATCGACGTTGCCGCCGATCCGGTGTACGCCATGGAGAAGATGAGCAAACAATGGCCTGACGTCATCGTGCTGGACGTCGAGATGCCACGAATGGACGGTATTACCTTCCTGAAAAAACTGATGGCGCAAAAGCCTACACCGGTGGTGATCTGTTCGACGCTGACCGAGAAGGGTGCCAAGACCACCTTGCAGGCCCTGGCGGCTGGTGCCGTCAGTATCGTCACCAAGCCGCAGTCCAACCTGCGACAGTTCCTGACTGAAAGCGCGGATGATCTGGTCCACGCCGTCAGGGCCGCGGCAAAGGCCAACCTGCGGCGTGTAGCGGGCGCTCGGGTGCCTGTTGACGTGCCACCGCGGCTCAGCGCCGACTCGATCCTGTCTCCCGCGAACGTGGCCATGGCCCGAACGACTGAAACCATCGTTGCCATTGGCACTTCCACCGGGGGCACGCAGGCGCTGGAACAGGTACTCCAAGAGTTGCCGCGGGTGTGTCCGGGCATTGTCGTGGTGCAGCACATGCCAGAGAAGTTTACCGCCGCGTTCGCCGAGCGCCTCAATCACGTTTGCGAGATCGAGGTCCGCGAGGCGGTGCAGGGCGACCGCATTATCCCTGGGCGTGCGCTGATCGCACCAGGCGGAACCCATATGCTGGTCAAGCGCAGTGGTGCCCAGTACCAAGTGGATATCGTGCAGGGGCCGCCTGTCAGTCGGCATCGACCCTCGGTGGATGTACTGTTCCGCTCGGTCGCTCGTAGCGCGGGCAGCAATGCCCTTGGCATCATCATGACGGGCATGGGCGATGATGGCGCTCGCGGCCTCAAGGAAATGCGCGATGCCGGCGCCAGGACCCTGGGCCAGGATGAAGACTCGTGTGTCGTGTATGGAATGCCACGCGAGGCCTTGAAGCTGGGAGCGGTCGAGCGCGAGTTGCCACTGGAGCAGATTGCTTCGGCCATCCTTGGCGTTCGTGCAAATCACCCCTGA